The Colias croceus chromosome 3, ilColCroc2.1 genome includes a region encoding these proteins:
- the LOC123706053 gene encoding uncharacterized protein LOC123706053 gives MSDNACAIDPCGGVFNEESGGELFRLHPMSAVMSSDESIHRKRVRDYSDVDNDDFIEVNRKSKRLIKKQSRRNAVNDNQATNNSSIHSQSSDIIYEVTLTSKDQLPKQIAFAKLLRDLNIKNIVRIKFKSNYKVSIAFGDKENADFLIQCEELIKRDWRCYRTDELKFCYGIVRQIDLDTSIEELQKIFVCESEIASLRRLRRQNSEGIWVDSETIRICFKSTAIPPYVSAYGCRFIVEPYTFPVSQCANCWRFSHLKKFCPHKKSVCPKCGLNHENCDTKFFKCVNCGGPHMAIERSKCPEFKKEKELRCIMSAENCSYKKALMLYTEKMKTESLGSQNTIVENTSISIPNDMGVDRNVGTYSGAVLNQNKKHIDKGYTNDQFLNKESENISVKEGQEVRKKVKNKPKKNRDDREVTVDQEISECNGEDDEPREKHNFSFIRLLNRLRDIILSRKMLSEKFTDVLSVMFEECYPLVADLFRRGELFSNLLSIFGHG, from the exons ATGTCTGACAATGCGTGTGCGATCGATCCATGCGGCGGTGTTTTTAACGAAGAATCGGGTGGCGAACTATTTCGTTTACACCCTATGTCTGCGGTTATGTCTTCTGATGAATCAATACATCGTAAACGGGTGAGAGATTATAGTGATGTAGACAATGATGATTTTATTGAGGTAAATAGAAAATCGAAGCGGTTAATTAAGAAGCAGTCGAGAAGAAATGCAGTAAACGACAATCAGGCAACGAACAATAGTTCGATTCATTCTCAAAGTTCGGATATAATATATGAGGTTACTTTGACGTCAAAAGATCAACTTCCTAAACAAATCGCTTTCGCAAAATTGTTAAGGGACTTGAACATTAAGAATATTGtaagaattaaatttaaaagtaattataaaGTATCGATTGCTTTTGGAGATAAAGAGAATGCTGACTTCTTAATACAATGCGAAgag TTAATTAAAAGAGATTGGAGATGTTATAGAACTgatgagctgaaattttgttatGGTATAGTGAGGCAAATAGATTTAGACACAAGTATAGAAGAGTTACAAAAGATTTTTGTATGTGAGAGTGAGATAGCCTCTTTGCGGCGTTTACGTCGTCAAAATAGTGAAGGGATATGGGTTGACAGTGAAACTATTCGCATTTGTTTTAAGAGTACCGCTATACCGCCTTATGTTTCTGCATACGGTTGTCGTTTTATAGTGGAACCGTATACATTCCCAGTCTCGCAGTGTGCGAATTGCTGGCGCTTtagtcatttgaaaaaattctgTCCACATAAAAAAAGTGTGTGCCCTAAGTGTGGTCTTAACCACGAGAATTGTGACacaaaatttttcaaatgtgTAAATTGTGGCGGTCCACATATGGCGATTGAAAGAAGTAAATGTCcggaatttaaaaaagaaaaagagtTAAGATGTATAATGAGCGCGGAGAACTGTTCATATAAAAAAGCATTGATGTTATATACAGAGAAGATGAAAACAGAATCTTTAGGAAGTCAGAATACAATAGTGGAGAATACAAGTATAAGTATACCGAATGATATGGGTGTCGATAGGAATGTTGGAACTTACAGTGGAGCGGTATTAAACcagaataaaaaacatatagaTAAGGGATACACAAAcgatcaatttttaaataaggagTCGGAGAACATTTCAGTGAAAGAGGGACAAGAAGTTAGaaaaaaagtgaaaaataaaCCCAAGAAAAACCGTGATGATAGAGAGGTAACTGTAGATCAGGAAATAAGTGAGTGTAATGGAGAAGATGATGAACCCAGAGAGAAGCATAACTTTAGTTTTATTAGGTTACTTAATAGATTAAGagacattattttatcaagaaAAATGCTGAGCGAGAAATTCACGGACGTGTTAAGCGTAATGTTTGAGGAGTGCTACCCATTGGTAGCGGATTTATTTAGAAGGGGAGAATTATTCTCTAATCTTCTATCTATTTTCGGTCATGGATAG
- the LOC123706052 gene encoding uncharacterized protein LOC123706052, with amino-acid sequence MEPVKEEFASLSSISITSRIPDFWKKSPKIWFIQTEAVLSPQKMSDEAKYQIVISKLTPEVIEQVTDILISPPETGKYEKLKRRLLQIFEESEDRQIKKLIGEMELGDQKPSQLMRKMQDLARGRVTTETLLVLWQNLLPPAIRAVLAVSESKSEDILASIADKVMESMTPLNSVSAVQQSSLSNSPENNLIGEIEKLNNRLRRLETRNNTSNVRTRSRSRSRGRFQRNQRHNPNWLCKYHYKFKNKATKCVKPCNWKPSQREKPAEN; translated from the coding sequence ATGGAACCGGTTAAAGAAGAATTTGCAAGTTTATCGTCAATCTCCATTACGTCCCGCATCCCAGAtttttggaagaaatcgcCGAAAATATGGTTTATACAAACGGAAGCAGTTTTATCGCCACAGAAGATGTCAGATGAGGCGAAATATCAAATagtaatttctaaattaacgCCAGAAGTCATCGAGCAAGTCACGGACATTTTAATTAGCCCGCCGGAGACAGGAAAATATGAAAAGTTAAAAAGaagattattacaaatttttgaagAATCGGAAGAtcgacaaataaaaaaattaattggcGAAATGGAATTGGGTGATCAAAAACCGTCACAATTAATGAGGAAAATGCAAGATTTGGCGCGTGGACGAGTAACAACAGAAACACTTCTAGTTTTATGGCAAAATTTATTACCGCCGGCAATAAGAGCTGTGTTAGCCGTTTCCGAGAGTAAAAGTGAAGATATTTTGGCATCAATAGCAGATAAAGTTATGGAGAGCATGACACCCTTAAACTCGGTATCAGCAGTTCAACAGTCCAGTTTAAGCAACAGtccagaaaataatttgattggtgagatagaaaaattaaataatcgaCTGAGAAGATTGGAAACAAGAAATAATACATCAAATGTTAGAACGAGGTCACGATCCAGGTCAAGAGGTAGATTTCAACGTAATCAAAGGCATAATCCCAATTGGCTTTGTAAATAccattacaaatttaaaaacaaagcgACGAAATGTGTGAAGCCGTGCAACTGGAAACCTAGTCAGCGTGAGAAACCAGCGGAAAACTAG